A single genomic interval of bacterium harbors:
- a CDS encoding PQQ-binding-like beta-propeller repeat protein codes for MKANAIITSLLLLVLLPLIGCDEDANNLPPGTPQIISGSDSVEVDEFMELTVVTVDPENDEFLYEIDWGDEREIEVVNEGVSGLYYTFEHSYFDAGSYTIRCRVLDVLGRRSAWSDPFHVLVGGELVSGRSNWWMFMGDAQHSGRSPFEGPDSPVLAWSLERGSPIRSSACFDARGTVYFGCDNFLLHAYYRNGRLKWTYWTGSARIGNGPALQENGSLCFGSSSANVYSVDRYGRKEWNYSVGAPVGRSSVVLDAQGKIYIGGSDNALTCLHADGTVAWRRITGGAIEGGPALSPDESMVYIGSADQLVYAYNTNGELQWTFPASAPFRGSPAVDALGTIYIASTDNMLYALRPDGTRRWSHDLHAPVYSTPALTATGSVYVSTAEGKLYRIDVDGQLEWALEYAQGGGLASPVLDVRETAYIGSPDGILTAVSADGSVRWRFDSGDPINVTAAIGPEGRIAFGNDKGRFFLLEAR; via the coding sequence ATGAAAGCGAACGCCATCATCACTTCCCTGCTCTTGCTCGTCCTGCTGCCACTTATCGGCTGTGATGAGGACGCAAACAATCTTCCTCCGGGAACGCCGCAGATCATCAGCGGGTCAGACAGTGTCGAAGTCGACGAATTCATGGAACTCACCGTGGTTACCGTGGATCCGGAAAACGATGAATTCCTTTATGAAATTGACTGGGGTGACGAACGCGAAATCGAAGTAGTCAATGAGGGTGTGAGCGGGCTGTACTACACCTTCGAACACAGCTACTTTGATGCCGGTAGCTACACGATACGCTGCCGTGTCCTGGATGTTCTTGGGAGACGCTCCGCATGGTCCGATCCCTTTCACGTACTCGTCGGCGGTGAGCTGGTGAGCGGACGAAGCAACTGGTGGATGTTCATGGGCGATGCGCAGCATAGCGGACGCAGTCCCTTTGAAGGACCCGACTCTCCCGTCCTGGCCTGGTCACTCGAGCGTGGCTCCCCTATTCGATCCTCGGCCTGTTTCGACGCAAGGGGTACGGTGTATTTCGGCTGCGACAATTTTCTGCTGCATGCGTACTACAGGAATGGCAGGTTGAAATGGACATACTGGACGGGCTCTGCACGCATCGGCAATGGTCCCGCCCTGCAGGAAAATGGCTCACTGTGTTTCGGCAGCAGCAGCGCAAACGTTTACAGTGTCGATCGCTACGGACGGAAGGAATGGAATTACTCTGTCGGTGCGCCTGTGGGACGCTCCAGCGTCGTGCTCGACGCACAGGGAAAAATTTATATAGGAGGCTCGGATAACGCGCTGACCTGTCTGCATGCTGATGGAACGGTCGCATGGAGACGCATCACCGGTGGTGCCATCGAAGGCGGTCCTGCACTCTCCCCGGATGAATCCATGGTCTATATCGGCAGTGCAGACCAACTCGTCTATGCTTACAACACGAATGGTGAATTGCAGTGGACCTTCCCCGCCTCCGCCCCGTTCCGGGGGAGTCCGGCCGTTGACGCGCTCGGTACCATTTACATCGCCTCTACCGACAACATGCTGTATGCCCTTCGTCCCGACGGAACGCGTCGCTGGTCGCACGACCTCCATGCACCGGTGTACAGCACGCCGGCACTGACTGCCACGGGGTCGGTATACGTAAGTACCGCGGAAGGCAAGCTGTACCGCATCGATGTTGACGGACAGTTGGAATGGGCGTTGGAGTATGCGCAGGGAGGTGGACTTGCCAGTCCCGTCTTGGATGTACGTGAAACTGCGTATATCGGGAGTCCCGACGGCATCCTGACAGCGGTTTCCGCGGATGGGAGCGTGCGCTGGCGCTTTGACAGCGGTGATCCGATCAATGTCACAGCCGCAATTGGTCCGGAGGGTCGTATCGCTTTCGGAAACGACAAGGGGAGATTTTTTCTACTGGAAGCGCGGTAG
- a CDS encoding acyl-CoA dehydrogenase family protein, whose amino-acid sequence MYEQDEHRMIRSTIREFAEQEIGPQAKELDEKEEFSYALTKQMGEIGLFGIVVPPEYGGQGMDYLSYIIAVEEIARVDGSHAATVAAHNSLGIGPLYNHGSQEQKEKYLPPLCTGEGLWAFGLTEPEAGSDSRGSKTSARLEDGKWIINGSKIFITNGSTDITRGITVQAVTGEVDGRKEFSTIIVDSGTKGLTVRTMKEKMMWRASNTSELFFDDCTVPEDHLLGQRGEGSKIMLKTLDDGRLSIAAMGLGLAQGAYEMALKYAKERKQFGKPIAKFQIIGFKLADMAMKVELGRNLLYKACWLKQTGQPFAKQSAMAKLYCSEIAKEVADESVQIHGGYGLMKEYDIERFYRDQRLLQIGEGTSEIQRLVISRYLLNE is encoded by the coding sequence ATGTACGAACAGGACGAACATCGGATGATCCGAAGCACGATCCGCGAGTTTGCAGAACAGGAAATCGGGCCGCAGGCGAAGGAACTCGATGAGAAAGAGGAATTCAGCTATGCCCTGACGAAACAGATGGGCGAAATCGGATTGTTCGGTATCGTTGTCCCACCGGAGTACGGGGGACAGGGAATGGACTACCTGTCGTATATCATTGCCGTTGAAGAAATCGCGCGGGTCGACGGTTCGCATGCCGCAACCGTGGCGGCACACAACAGCCTCGGGATCGGTCCCCTCTACAACCACGGCAGCCAGGAGCAGAAGGAGAAATACCTGCCACCGCTCTGCACCGGTGAAGGACTCTGGGCATTCGGTCTCACCGAACCGGAGGCGGGTTCGGATTCCCGCGGATCGAAGACCTCGGCACGATTGGAGGACGGAAAGTGGATTATCAACGGCTCGAAGATTTTCATTACCAATGGTTCCACGGACATCACCCGCGGCATTACGGTGCAGGCTGTGACGGGGGAAGTCGATGGACGCAAGGAGTTCTCGACGATCATTGTGGACAGCGGGACCAAAGGACTCACTGTACGCACGATGAAAGAAAAGATGATGTGGCGTGCCTCGAACACATCGGAATTATTCTTTGACGATTGTACCGTCCCTGAAGACCATCTGCTCGGACAGCGGGGTGAGGGTTCCAAGATCATGTTGAAGACGCTCGACGATGGCAGGCTGTCGATCGCGGCCATGGGACTCGGACTCGCACAGGGTGCTTACGAGATGGCGCTCAAGTACGCGAAGGAGCGCAAGCAGTTCGGCAAGCCGATCGCAAAGTTCCAGATTATCGGATTCAAGCTCGCGGACATGGCGATGAAAGTTGAACTCGGAAGGAATCTCCTTTACAAGGCCTGTTGGCTCAAGCAGACGGGACAACCTTTTGCGAAGCAATCCGCGATGGCCAAGCTGTACTGCTCGGAGATTGCAAAGGAAGTCGCCGATGAGTCCGTGCAGATTCACGGCGGCTACGGACTGATGAAGGAATACGATATCGAGCGTTTCTACCGCGATCAGCGCCTGCTGCAGATCGGCGAAGGAACCTCGGAAATCCAGCGTCTCGTCATTTCACGTTATCTCCTCAACGAGTAG
- a CDS encoding TldD/PmbA family protein: protein MKYRSVRTAFVSCLFVVLCATTTVQAQDAFLDLLQSELQREYTSLQQQDPPAYFLSYRVVDDFSSHVSASFGALTASEESHNRGATTQVRVGDYATDNTREIRGSNSFDFDFPIPANLPLDGNENGTRLVLWNASSGAYRKAAKKYQQVKANTAVKVEAEDKSDDFARDIKIESYEEPVLDIAPLKPDRAAWERALKKISAVFLECEHIFRGSASLSFGVERKYIVTSEGSRIAENRTSARVMLNATIKCDDGMELPLYQSYFAFKVSDLPSPDVMLADAKKMVETMRAMREAPVTEPYTGPAMLSGRAAGVFFHEIFGHRVEGHRQKSESEGQTFKKMEGKSVLADHMTVLFDPTRRSFEGQDLNGYYVFDDEGVRGQNVEVVGKGVLHDFLMGRTPFEKHPTSNGHGRAASGYDPVSRQSNLIVTTADPVAPANLREQLIEECRKQEKEYGLLFADVQGGFTTTGRFMPNAFNVTPTEVYRVYVDGRPDELVRGVDLVGTPLVMFSNITAAGNDPEVFTGTCGAESGGVPVSAISPSLLVSQIEVQKKSKSQERAPLLQRPDRDNSTTQPSKRTY from the coding sequence ATGAAGTATCGTAGTGTACGCACTGCGTTCGTGTCATGCCTGTTCGTCGTGCTATGTGCGACGACAACGGTGCAGGCGCAGGACGCCTTTCTGGATCTTCTGCAATCGGAATTGCAGCGCGAATACACATCCCTGCAGCAGCAAGACCCCCCTGCCTATTTCCTCTCATACCGTGTCGTCGACGATTTCAGCTCACATGTCTCCGCATCCTTCGGAGCGCTGACGGCAAGCGAGGAGTCACATAATCGTGGTGCAACCACGCAGGTGCGGGTCGGGGATTACGCGACGGACAACACCCGGGAAATCCGCGGCAGCAACAGTTTCGATTTCGACTTCCCCATTCCTGCCAACCTGCCGCTCGATGGCAACGAGAACGGAACACGGCTGGTGCTCTGGAATGCCAGCAGCGGTGCCTACCGCAAGGCCGCAAAAAAGTACCAGCAGGTGAAAGCCAATACCGCCGTAAAAGTCGAAGCGGAAGACAAATCCGACGATTTCGCTCGTGACATCAAGATCGAGAGTTACGAGGAACCTGTACTCGATATCGCGCCACTCAAGCCTGATCGCGCAGCCTGGGAACGCGCGCTCAAGAAGATCAGTGCGGTATTCCTCGAGTGTGAACACATTTTCCGCGGCAGCGCATCACTGTCATTTGGCGTGGAGCGGAAGTACATCGTCACCAGTGAGGGCAGCCGCATCGCGGAGAATCGCACTTCCGCACGGGTGATGCTCAATGCAACGATCAAATGCGACGACGGTATGGAGCTCCCCCTCTACCAGAGCTATTTCGCATTCAAGGTCTCCGATCTTCCATCGCCCGATGTCATGCTCGCTGACGCCAAAAAGATGGTGGAAACGATGCGTGCCATGCGCGAAGCACCGGTGACGGAACCGTATACCGGTCCGGCCATGCTCAGCGGACGCGCAGCTGGCGTGTTCTTCCATGAAATATTCGGGCACCGCGTGGAGGGACACAGGCAGAAAAGTGAAAGCGAGGGACAGACATTCAAGAAAATGGAAGGAAAGTCGGTGCTTGCCGATCACATGACAGTGCTGTTCGATCCGACCCGCCGAAGTTTTGAAGGTCAGGATCTCAACGGATACTACGTTTTTGACGATGAGGGCGTACGGGGACAGAATGTCGAAGTCGTCGGAAAAGGCGTACTTCATGATTTTCTTATGGGACGCACACCGTTTGAAAAGCATCCGACGTCGAACGGACACGGACGCGCAGCGTCGGGATATGACCCGGTATCACGTCAGTCGAACCTGATCGTTACGACGGCGGACCCGGTCGCGCCGGCCAACCTCCGCGAACAGCTGATCGAAGAATGCCGTAAACAGGAGAAAGAGTACGGACTGCTCTTCGCAGACGTACAGGGCGGCTTCACCACCACAGGACGCTTTATGCCGAATGCGTTCAATGTCACACCAACGGAAGTGTATCGCGTGTACGTGGACGGACGGCCTGATGAACTTGTGCGTGGCGTGGATCTCGTTGGTACACCACTGGTCATGTTCTCAAATATCACCGCCGCGGGTAATGATCCGGAAGTGTTTACCGGCACCTGCGGTGCGGAGTCCGGGGGTGTTCCCGTATCCGCAATCTCACCTTCCCTGCTGGTCTCGCAGATCGAGGTGCAGAAGAAAAGCAAGTCCCAGGAACGGGCCCCGCTCCTTCAGCGGCCCGACAGGGACAACAGCACGACGCAACCTTCGAAGCGGACCTACTAA